The following proteins come from a genomic window of Anas acuta chromosome 22, bAnaAcu1.1, whole genome shotgun sequence:
- the CPLANE2 gene encoding ciliogenesis and planar polarity effector 2 isoform X1 yields MVEPGWLLSPAGRPYLASVLHKNQRRVFGLLEHPMLPPALAVPTARYKIFLSGKSGVGKTALVAALTGTPAPTAHRETLGIEASSVFWPAQPRGAQRAVMFQLQLWDCGDSALRKFEHILPACKEEADAVLFLFSFTDRASFEELPARLARVVAPGEDLLRVVVGTKFDLAAQADVTEADLEAFESTWGLPVLRAGGSGVGRGGLARVAPLLDALVGWLWERDQVAAGVAPEGQEPPPT; encoded by the exons aTGGTGGAGCCGGGCTGGCTGCTGAGCCCCGCGGGCCGCCCCTACCTGGCCTCGGTGCTGCACAAGAACCAGCGCAGGGTGTTCG gcctgCTGGAGCACCCCATGCTGCCGCCCGCTCTGGCCGTGCCCACGGCGCGCTACAAAATCTTCCTCAGCGGCAAGAGCGGCGTGGGCAAGACCGCGCTGGTGGCCGCCCTCACCGGGACCCCCGCGCCCACCGCCCACCGCGAGACCTTGG gCATCGAGGCCAGCAGCGTGTTCTGGCCGGCCCAGCCACGCGGCGCCCAGCGCGCGGTCATgttccagctgcagctctgggactGCGGCGACAGCGCCCTGAGGAAATTCGAGCACATCCTGCCC gcctgCAAGGAGGAGGCGGACGccgtcctcttcctcttctccttcaccGACCGCGCGTCCTTCGAGGAGCTGCCGGCGCGGCTGGCGCGGGTGGTGGCCCCCGGCGAGGACCTGCTGCGGGTGGTGGTGGGCACCAA GTTCGACCTGGCCGCCCAGGCCGACGTGACCGAGGCCGACCTGGAGGCCTTCGAGAGCACCTGGGGGCTGCCGGTGCTgcgggcggggggcagcggggtgggccggggggggctggcGAGGGTGGCCCCCCTGCTGGACGCCCTGGTGGGGTGGCTTTGGGAACGCGACCAGGTCGCTGCCGGCGTCGCCCCCGAggggcaggagcccccccccacctgA
- the CPLANE2 gene encoding ciliogenesis and planar polarity effector 2 isoform X2 codes for MLPPALAVPTARYKIFLSGKSGVGKTALVAALTGTPAPTAHRETLGIEASSVFWPAQPRGAQRAVMFQLQLWDCGDSALRKFEHILPACKEEADAVLFLFSFTDRASFEELPARLARVVAPGEDLLRVVVGTKFDLAAQADVTEADLEAFESTWGLPVLRAGGSGVGRGGLARVAPLLDALVGWLWERDQVAAGVAPEGQEPPPT; via the exons ATGCTGCCGCCCGCTCTGGCCGTGCCCACGGCGCGCTACAAAATCTTCCTCAGCGGCAAGAGCGGCGTGGGCAAGACCGCGCTGGTGGCCGCCCTCACCGGGACCCCCGCGCCCACCGCCCACCGCGAGACCTTGG gCATCGAGGCCAGCAGCGTGTTCTGGCCGGCCCAGCCACGCGGCGCCCAGCGCGCGGTCATgttccagctgcagctctgggactGCGGCGACAGCGCCCTGAGGAAATTCGAGCACATCCTGCCC gcctgCAAGGAGGAGGCGGACGccgtcctcttcctcttctccttcaccGACCGCGCGTCCTTCGAGGAGCTGCCGGCGCGGCTGGCGCGGGTGGTGGCCCCCGGCGAGGACCTGCTGCGGGTGGTGGTGGGCACCAA GTTCGACCTGGCCGCCCAGGCCGACGTGACCGAGGCCGACCTGGAGGCCTTCGAGAGCACCTGGGGGCTGCCGGTGCTgcgggcggggggcagcggggtgggccggggggggctggcGAGGGTGGCCCCCCTGCTGGACGCCCTGGTGGGGTGGCTTTGGGAACGCGACCAGGTCGCTGCCGGCGTCGCCCCCGAggggcaggagcccccccccacctgA